The following nucleotide sequence is from Phycisphaera sp..
GCGGGTTTGGCAGCAACCGCTCGCGCGACGGCCACCCGTTGCTGCTGCCCCACGCTCAACTCTTCAGGCCGCGCATCCATACGCTCGATGCCCAATCGCTCCAGCAACATCCTCGCCCGCCCGTTATGCTCACTGCGCGGGATCTCCGAGAACATCATCCCCGCCAGCACGTTCTCCATCGCGCTGAAGCCGTGCAGCAGATTGAACGTCTGGAACACCAACCCAAGGTGCCGCCCCCGAAAACGATCCCTCGCGCCCCCACGCAGCGCGTGCAAGTCCTGCCCGGCGATCTCAACCCGCCCCAGCGTCGGCTCGAGCAGCCCCGCAACAAGCCCCAGCAGCGTCGTCTTGCCGCTACCCGAATGCCCCCGCAGCAGTGCCACCTCGCCGCGAGCTAGCTCGAAGTGACCAACGCGAACGACCGGCGGGGCGTCCACCGCCCCCCGGTCGTAGCGAAAGCTCAAATCTTCAATACGCAACGCTACGGCCATGGGCCAAGCGTACGCACCAACCAAATTACTCGACCCGGAACTCGACGTCGTCAAGGCCGATCCGCCCCTGCGACGATCCCGAGCCCGGCCCGAACTCGAAGCGCACCTGCTCGACGTCGCTCAGGTCCAGGCTCGTGCCATCACGCAGGAAGTCCCCAAGGTTGATCGTGATGGTCTCGAACTCGTTCGACCACCCCGCTCCCGTGCCGGTACCCGTGCGCTGGTAGGGCTCCTCGACACCGCCGCCGTACGCGCCGATATTGATCGAGCTACTGCCGCCCGAGCCGTCCACCAGCGTCACGGTGAAGTCCAGATCACCAAGCTGGGCGGCCGTTTCGGGAGCGCGGCTGATCTGGCACGCCCGGAAGCTCAGTGACACGAACCCGCTCACGTCACGATGGATCGGAAGGAGGTTGTACACGAACGAGGCCGGCGAACCGTTCCAAGCGAACGTCACGCCGTTGGTGTTGTCGGGCGAACCGGGTCGCGCGCGGCTCATGCCGTTCATCGGTTGCGAGGGAACCCACGTATACGAGCTGTCAAGGTCTCGCATCAGGC
It contains:
- a CDS encoding ATP-binding cassette domain-containing protein translates to MAVALRIEDLSFRYDRGAVDAPPVVRVGHFELARGEVALLRGHSGSGKTTLLGLVAGLLEPTLGRVEIAGQDLHALRGGARDRFRGRHLGLVFQTFNLLHGFSAMENVLAGMMFSEIPRSEHNGRARMLLERLGIERMDARPEELSVGQQQRVAVARAVAAKPALVLADEPTASLDPENADVAIELIKGACVEAGAALLCVSHDPAASKHFERVEDLETLAEPAIVERG